In Xenorhabdus poinarii G6, the following are encoded in one genomic region:
- the ubiG gene encoding bifunctional 2-polyprenyl-6-hydroxyphenol methylase/3-demethylubiquinol 3-O-methyltransferase UbiG, translated as MNVKTPDSHIPSHANVDQQEIEKFEAVASRWWDLDGEFKPLHRINPLRLNYILQRADGLFGKKVLDVGCGGGILSESMAREGAEVTGLDMGFEPLQVARLHALESGVSVSYVQETVENHAAQYQRTYDVVTCLEMLEHVPDPESVVRACAKLVKPGGHVFFSTINRNRKAWLMAVVGAEYILKMVPKGTHDAKKFIRPSEMISWIDKTTLKEQHIIGLHYNLLTDKFRLGRNVDVNYMLHTQSV; from the coding sequence ATGAACGTCAAAACGCCCGATTCACACATTCCATCTCATGCCAATGTGGATCAACAGGAAATCGAAAAATTTGAAGCCGTTGCTTCTCGTTGGTGGGATCTTGACGGTGAATTCAAACCGTTACACCGTATCAACCCACTGCGCCTGAATTATATTTTACAACGGGCTGATGGCCTTTTTGGGAAAAAGGTACTGGATGTTGGATGTGGCGGTGGCATCCTGTCAGAAAGCATGGCGCGTGAAGGTGCGGAAGTGACGGGGCTGGATATGGGGTTTGAACCTCTGCAAGTCGCCCGTTTGCATGCGCTGGAATCCGGTGTTTCGGTGTCTTATGTTCAGGAAACGGTGGAAAACCACGCAGCGCAGTACCAACGTACTTATGATGTGGTCACTTGCCTGGAAATGCTTGAGCATGTCCCCGATCCAGAGTCCGTAGTTCGGGCCTGTGCCAAATTAGTCAAACCGGGTGGTCATGTTTTCTTTTCAACCATTAACCGGAACAGAAAAGCCTGGTTGATGGCGGTTGTCGGTGCCGAATATATTTTAAAAATGGTGCCAAAAGGCACGCATGATGCAAAAAAATTCATTCGTCCTTCCGAAATGATTAGCTGGATCGATAAGACGACGTTGAAAGAGCAGCATATTATTGGTTTACATTACAATCTGTTAACAGATAAGTTTCGCCTTGGGCGTAATGTTGATGTGAATTATATGTTACATACTCAATCCGTCTAA
- the nrdA gene encoding class 1a ribonucleoside-diphosphate reductase subunit alpha has translation MNQSLLVTKRDGHKEQIDLDKIHRVVAWAAEGLKNVSVSQVELRSQIQFYDGIKTSDIHETMIKAAADLISGDAPDYQYLAARLAIFHLRKKAYGQFEPPALYDHVVKMVELGKYDKHLLEDYTQEEFEQMNGFIDHLRDMDFSYAAVKQLEGKYLVQNRVTGEIYESAQFLYMLVAACLFASYPKETRLDYIRRFYDAISTFKISLPTPIMAGVRTPTRQFSSCVLIECGDSLDSINATSSAIVKYVSQRAGIGVNAGRIRALGSPIRGGEAFHTGCIPFYKHFQTAVKSCSQGGVRGGAATLFYPLWHLEVESLLVLKNNRGVEGNRVRHMDYGVQVNKLMYERLIKGEEISLFSPSDVPGLYDAFFADQAEFERLYTQYENDSNLRKQRIKAVELFSLMMQERASTGRIYIQNVDHCNTHSPFDPAVAPVRQSNLCLEIALPTKPLNDINDENGEIALCTLSAFNLGAIDNLAELEELAQLAVRALDALLDYQDYPIIAAKQGSMGRRTLGIGVINFAYYLAKHGVRYSDGSANNLTHKTFEAIQYYLLKASNALAKEKGACPWFNETTYAQGILPIDTYKKTLDSLTSEPLHMDWEALRSDITQYGLRNSTLSALMPSETSSQISNATNGIEPPRGYISVKASKDGILRQVVPDYDLLKGAYELLWQMPSNDGYLQLVGIMQKFIDQSISANTNYDPARFPNGKVPMNQLLKDLLLAYKYGVKTLYYHNTRDGAEDVQGDLEEVVESADSDCEGGACKI, from the coding sequence ATGAACCAGAGTCTGCTAGTTACCAAACGTGATGGACATAAAGAACAAATTGATCTTGATAAAATTCACCGGGTTGTGGCCTGGGCTGCCGAAGGTCTGAAAAATGTCTCAGTGTCACAAGTAGAGCTGCGTTCCCAGATCCAATTTTACGATGGCATCAAAACCTCCGATATCCATGAAACCATGATCAAAGCAGCGGCTGACCTCATCTCCGGTGATGCGCCTGATTATCAGTATCTGGCGGCCCGTCTGGCGATTTTCCATCTGCGTAAAAAAGCCTATGGTCAGTTTGAGCCACCGGCATTGTATGACCATGTTGTAAAAATGGTTGAGCTGGGTAAATACGATAAACATTTGCTGGAAGATTATACTCAGGAAGAATTCGAGCAAATGAATGGTTTTATTGATCATTTGCGTGATATGGATTTCTCCTATGCTGCGGTCAAACAGTTGGAAGGGAAGTACTTAGTACAAAATCGTGTGACGGGGGAGATTTACGAAAGTGCTCAGTTCCTCTACATGCTGGTTGCTGCGTGCTTATTTGCCTCTTATCCAAAAGAAACACGTCTGGACTATATCCGTCGTTTCTATGATGCGATCTCCACCTTTAAAATTTCGCTGCCAACGCCAATCATGGCGGGGGTTCGTACCCCCACGCGTCAATTCAGCTCCTGTGTACTGATTGAGTGTGGTGATAGCCTGGATTCAATTAATGCAACATCCAGTGCCATTGTTAAATATGTGTCTCAGCGTGCCGGTATTGGGGTGAATGCGGGTCGTATCCGTGCATTGGGTAGCCCAATCCGTGGTGGTGAAGCGTTCCACACCGGGTGTATCCCATTCTACAAACATTTTCAGACGGCGGTGAAATCGTGTTCTCAGGGCGGCGTCCGTGGTGGTGCGGCCACACTGTTCTACCCATTGTGGCATCTGGAAGTAGAAAGCCTGCTGGTACTGAAAAACAACCGTGGTGTTGAAGGCAACCGCGTTCGTCACATGGATTACGGTGTACAGGTTAACAAACTGATGTATGAGCGTCTGATTAAAGGAGAAGAGATTTCGCTGTTCAGTCCGTCTGATGTTCCTGGGCTGTACGACGCATTCTTTGCGGATCAGGCGGAATTTGAACGTCTGTATACTCAGTATGAAAATGACAGCAATCTCCGTAAGCAGCGCATTAAAGCGGTGGAGCTGTTCTCTCTGATGATGCAAGAACGTGCTTCTACTGGCCGTATTTATATTCAGAATGTTGACCACTGCAATACTCACAGCCCGTTTGATCCGGCGGTTGCACCTGTTCGTCAATCGAACTTGTGTCTGGAAATTGCCTTGCCAACGAAGCCCTTGAACGATATTAACGATGAAAATGGCGAAATTGCACTGTGTACACTGTCCGCCTTTAATTTAGGCGCTATTGACAATCTGGCTGAACTGGAAGAGCTGGCGCAGTTGGCCGTTCGCGCCCTGGACGCTTTGCTGGATTATCAAGATTACCCCATTATTGCGGCGAAACAAGGCTCGATGGGGCGGCGAACGCTGGGCATCGGCGTGATTAACTTCGCTTATTATCTGGCGAAACATGGCGTACGTTATTCTGATGGCAGCGCGAATAACCTGACTCACAAAACGTTTGAAGCTATTCAGTATTATCTGTTAAAAGCCTCAAATGCATTGGCAAAAGAGAAAGGTGCTTGCCCGTGGTTTAACGAAACGACGTATGCACAAGGGATTTTGCCGATTGATACGTATAAAAAGACACTGGATTCACTGACCAGTGAGCCTTTGCATATGGATTGGGAAGCACTGCGTAGTGATATTACGCAATACGGTCTGCGCAACTCAACATTGTCAGCCTTGATGCCATCAGAGACTTCTTCGCAAATCTCCAATGCAACCAACGGCATTGAACCCCCGCGTGGTTATATCAGTGTGAAAGCCTCCAAGGACGGTATCCTGCGCCAAGTTGTCCCCGATTACGATCTTCTAAAAGGGGCTTACGAACTGTTGTGGCAAATGCCGAGCAATGATGGCTACTTACAACTGGTTGGCATCATGCAGAAATTTATCGATCAGTCGATTTCTGCCAATACTAACTATGATCCGGCCCGTTTCCCTAACGGAAAGGTTCCAATGAACCAATTGCTGAAAGATTTACTGCTTGCTTACAAATATGGTGTGAAAACATTGTATTACCACAATACTCGTGATGGAGCAGAAGATGTTCAGGGTGATCTGGAGGAAGTTGTTGAGTCAGCTGATTCAGATTGTGAAGGCGGCGCGTGTAAGATTTAA
- the nrdB gene encoding class Ia ribonucleoside-diphosphate reductase subunit beta yields the protein MSYTTFSQVKNDQLQEPMFFGQSVNVARFDQQKYPIFEKLIEKQLSFFWRPEEVDVSRDRIDYNALPDHEKHIFISNLKYQTLLDSIQGRSPNVAFLPLISIPELETWVETWSFSETIHSRSYTHIIRNIVNDPAIVFDDIVENEQILKRAQDISAYYDDLIKMTNYYHMLGEGTYHVADETITISLRELKKQLYLCLMSVNALEAIRFYVSFACSFAFAERELMEGNAKIIKLIARDEALHLTGTQHMLNLLRSGQDDPEMADIAKECEQECYELFVQAAEQEKEWADYLFKDGSMIGLNKDILCQYVEYITNIRMQAVGLKLPFEARSNPIPWINAWLVSDNVQVAPQEVEVSSYLVGQIDSEVNTEDLSGFEL from the coding sequence ATGTCCTATACCACTTTTTCACAAGTAAAAAATGATCAGCTACAAGAACCAATGTTTTTCGGTCAGTCTGTTAATGTGGCGCGTTTTGATCAGCAGAAATATCCGATTTTCGAGAAGTTGATTGAAAAACAACTCTCTTTCTTCTGGCGTCCAGAAGAAGTCGATGTTTCCCGTGATCGGATTGACTATAACGCACTGCCAGATCATGAAAAACATATTTTCATCAGCAACCTGAAATACCAGACGTTGTTGGATTCCATTCAGGGTCGTAGCCCGAATGTGGCTTTTTTGCCGTTGATTTCCATTCCAGAACTGGAAACCTGGGTTGAAACGTGGTCGTTTTCAGAAACGATTCACTCGCGTTCTTATACGCACATTATCCGCAATATCGTCAACGATCCTGCTATCGTATTTGATGATATCGTGGAAAACGAACAGATTCTCAAACGCGCCCAAGATATTTCCGCGTATTACGATGATCTGATCAAAATGACCAACTATTATCATATGTTGGGTGAAGGAACATACCATGTTGCCGATGAAACGATCACCATTAGTCTGCGTGAACTGAAAAAGCAACTGTACTTGTGTTTGATGAGTGTGAATGCTTTGGAAGCTATCCGTTTTTATGTCAGTTTTGCATGTTCATTTGCGTTTGCTGAACGTGAACTGATGGAAGGCAATGCCAAAATCATCAAATTGATTGCCCGTGATGAAGCCCTGCATTTAACAGGCACGCAGCACATGTTGAATTTGTTGCGCTCTGGTCAGGATGATCCTGAAATGGCAGACATTGCCAAAGAGTGTGAACAAGAGTGCTACGAACTGTTTGTACAGGCTGCAGAACAGGAAAAAGAGTGGGCTGATTATCTGTTTAAAGATGGCTCCATGATCGGCCTGAACAAAGATATTTTGTGTCAGTATGTCGAATATATCACCAATATTCGTATGCAGGCCGTTGGCTTGAAGTTACCGTTTGAAGCTCGTTCTAATCCGATCCCGTGGATTAATGCGTGGCTGGTTTCTGACAATGTTCAAGTGGCTCCACAGGAAGTCGAAGTCAGCTCTTACCTGGTTGGTCAGATTGATTCGGAAGTCAATACTGAGGATCTCAGCGGTTTCGAACTCTGA
- the yfaE gene encoding class I ribonucleotide reductase maintenance protein YfaE, with product MADYKITLPSRQGLYVHYSSGFHGNLLEALEHGKVQLEYQCRQGYCGSCRVRLLKGKVGYPCKPLAFVNEGEILPCSCYPLTDIEIEP from the coding sequence ATGGCTGATTACAAAATCACCCTGCCATCACGGCAGGGGTTATATGTTCATTATTCCTCTGGCTTCCACGGTAATCTGTTGGAAGCGTTGGAACACGGGAAAGTTCAGCTTGAATACCAATGTCGACAAGGGTATTGCGGCTCTTGCCGTGTGCGTTTGCTGAAAGGGAAAGTCGGGTATCCTTGTAAACCATTAGCCTTTGTTAATGAAGGGGAAATTTTGCCTTGTAGCTGTTATCCATTGACAGATATTGAAATTGAGCCATAA
- a CDS encoding lytic polysaccharide monooxygenase, which yields MNIKKSLLLVKLTALIAIPFSSLAEPTLRHGYIDTPPSRAILCQKGTNKNCGPVMYEPQSVEGPKGFPLGGPPDGQIASGGVGQFKQLNEQSADRWHHVTVNKGSTEFKWTLTARHSTDSWQFFITKPDWDANKPLTRDQFDLTPFCERSDGGKQPTLHVSLTCDVPERSGYHVILGIWTIADTNNAFYQVIDADIE from the coding sequence ATGAACATTAAAAAGTCATTACTTTTAGTGAAATTGACAGCTCTTATTGCGATCCCCTTTTCTAGCCTTGCAGAACCCACTTTACGGCACGGATATATAGATACACCACCAAGCAGAGCCATTTTATGTCAAAAAGGGACTAATAAGAATTGTGGGCCAGTTATGTATGAACCACAATCAGTTGAAGGCCCCAAAGGTTTCCCTCTGGGTGGTCCACCCGATGGACAAATTGCCAGTGGTGGCGTGGGTCAATTTAAACAGCTCAATGAACAAAGTGCAGACCGCTGGCATCATGTTACCGTCAATAAAGGCAGCACTGAATTTAAATGGACACTCACAGCCCGTCATAGTACAGATTCATGGCAATTCTTTATCACTAAACCGGACTGGGATGCCAACAAGCCTCTGACGCGAGATCAGTTTGATCTCACCCCCTTCTGTGAACGTTCTGATGGCGGAAAACAGCCAACCCTACATGTTAGTTTAACCTGTGATGTTCCTGAGCGCTCAGGATATCATGTTATTCTCGGTATATGGACAATTGCTGATACCAATAATGCTTTCTATCAGGTTATTGATGCTGATATTGAATAA
- a CDS encoding gamma-glutamylcyclotransferase family protein yields the protein MTSSSNTELLFSYGTLQLESVQQANFGRLLEGQPAAMVGWRKDMLEITDPEVLAESGERFHPIVRQSGDNNDRVEGTVFYVSSDELLKADAYEVSEYHRISVNLISGDVAWVYVAKV from the coding sequence ATGACATCCAGTTCAAACACTGAACTTCTTTTTTCTTATGGAACACTCCAACTGGAATCAGTACAGCAGGCAAATTTCGGCCGCCTACTGGAGGGACAACCTGCCGCAATGGTTGGCTGGCGTAAGGATATGCTCGAAATCACTGACCCAGAAGTCTTGGCAGAAAGTGGAGAACGGTTTCATCCGATTGTTCGCCAGAGTGGGGACAATAACGACAGAGTTGAAGGAACGGTGTTTTATGTTTCATCAGATGAACTCCTCAAAGCAGATGCTTATGAAGTGTCAGAGTATCACCGTATTAGCGTGAATCTGATATCAGGCGATGTGGCGTGGGTTTATGTCGCAAAAGTGTGA
- a CDS encoding restriction endonuclease encodes MKNRTKNKKVVDATELSLDEWLQLIKENDKKQCYLINDCCFPTDKMLNEYMSNISEKNDDEVRYLISKFLISGGRYYSDDSILQFFNTFSQERKQELLSRFTFYQRLTSIKDWHNVWPSITWVLDLLPHFPYDALNAIRSYFQAHCQFMTDQRLDGCSDAMRLIEAKYIKHQLPVKQVLLDITSRDFELLTAYLYKKKGYSVKITPRSRDGGYDVLAEQKNERQYEKLYIECKRYTENVGVKITRNVLGLLSIENATKGVVVATSYFTKSARNEAQKSNRLELINIEEFDKDMRKHVGVHWIRKIQEYVSEVRKELTDRER; translated from the coding sequence ATGAAAAATAGAACAAAAAATAAAAAAGTAGTTGATGCAACCGAGTTATCACTTGATGAATGGTTACAATTAATTAAAGAAAACGATAAAAAACAATGTTATTTAATAAATGACTGTTGTTTTCCAACGGATAAGATGCTAAATGAGTATATGAGTAATATTAGCGAAAAGAATGATGATGAGGTTAGATATTTGATTTCAAAGTTTTTGATATCTGGTGGGAGATATTATTCAGATGATTCTATTTTGCAGTTTTTTAATACATTCTCTCAGGAAAGAAAACAAGAGCTTTTAAGTCGTTTTACTTTTTATCAACGATTAACATCAATTAAAGATTGGCACAACGTATGGCCCTCGATCACTTGGGTGTTAGATTTATTACCTCATTTCCCTTATGATGCGCTGAATGCAATCAGGTCCTATTTTCAGGCTCATTGTCAATTTATGACAGATCAACGCCTTGATGGTTGCAGTGATGCCATGAGGCTTATTGAAGCAAAATACATCAAACATCAATTGCCCGTCAAGCAGGTTTTATTGGATATCACTTCACGTGATTTCGAGTTATTAACGGCATATCTTTATAAAAAGAAAGGGTATTCTGTAAAAATAACACCGCGAAGCAGAGATGGTGGCTATGATGTTCTTGCGGAGCAAAAAAATGAACGGCAATATGAAAAATTATATATTGAATGTAAACGATATACTGAAAATGTAGGAGTTAAAATTACGCGTAATGTTCTTGGATTATTAAGTATTGAAAATGCAACAAAAGGTGTTGTTGTTGCAACTTCATATTTTACTAAAAGCGCCAGAAATGAGGCTCAGAAATCTAACCGATTGGAACTAATAAATATAGAAGAATTTGATAAAGATATGAGAAAACATGTGGGAGTTCATTGGATAAGGAAAATACAAGAGTATGTGTCTGAAGTAAGGAAAGAACTAACTGATAGGGAAAGATGA
- a CDS encoding IS701 family transposase — translation MPSPAKIWEQALQALHARLAPLFHSTGPRQRSLAYLRGLLSDVERKNSWQLAEWLGESSPDGIQYLLERADWDVEMARDILRDYVTEHLGDEQGVLILDETGFIKKGTHSAGVQRQYSGTAGRVENSQIGVFLCYAGHGGHAFIDRALYLPRQWIDDRARCEAAGIPASVTFATKPQLARQMLERTWDAGVPCRWVTADEVYGRDRRLRVWLASRHPPFVLAIPCNTPLWWQGPKYLRAERIADTLTATDWKTRSAGTGTKGEREYDWAVVPLWRLQLSEEERRYGHYLLVRRSRDSRQERAYYVVYALREQADLNTLVQVAGCRWEIESGFKEIKGKCGLDHYEVRRWQSWHRHITLSLLAHAVLAVLRVEEKKNTGRPGSAQCSGIA, via the coding sequence ATGCCATCCCCTGCCAAAATCTGGGAACAGGCGCTACAGGCATTACATGCCCGTCTGGCTCCCTTATTTCACTCTACCGGCCCACGACAACGCAGCCTCGCCTATCTTCGGGGATTGCTCAGTGATGTTGAACGTAAAAATAGCTGGCAACTGGCTGAATGGCTAGGGGAAAGTTCCCCCGATGGCATTCAATATTTGCTGGAACGCGCTGATTGGGATGTCGAGATGGCCCGCGATATCCTGCGGGATTATGTCACTGAACATTTGGGCGATGAACAGGGGGTTCTCATCCTTGATGAAACCGGTTTTATCAAAAAAGGGACCCATTCTGCCGGGGTACAGCGTCAGTATAGTGGGACCGCTGGACGAGTAGAAAACAGCCAGATAGGCGTATTTCTGTGTTACGCCGGCCACGGCGGTCATGCTTTTATTGACCGGGCCTTATACCTGCCTCGCCAGTGGATCGATGACCGTGCCCGCTGTGAAGCTGCGGGTATCCCGGCCAGTGTCACGTTTGCAACGAAACCCCAGTTAGCCCGGCAGATGCTGGAACGGACATGGGATGCTGGCGTGCCCTGTCGCTGGGTGACCGCGGATGAAGTGTATGGCCGTGACCGTCGTCTGAGGGTCTGGCTGGCGTCCCGACACCCGCCCTTCGTGTTAGCCATTCCCTGTAATACCCCTTTATGGTGGCAAGGACCCAAATATCTCCGTGCTGAACGGATTGCCGATACGTTGACTGCCACTGACTGGAAAACACGCTCAGCGGGAACGGGAACAAAAGGTGAGCGAGAGTATGACTGGGCTGTTGTGCCATTATGGCGTTTACAGCTCAGTGAAGAGGAGCGGCGTTATGGTCATTATCTGTTGGTTCGCCGCAGCCGGGATAGTAGACAGGAACGGGCTTACTATGTGGTGTATGCCTTGCGAGAACAGGCGGATCTTAATACGCTGGTTCAGGTGGCGGGTTGTCGCTGGGAAATCGAAAGTGGCTTTAAGGAAATCAAAGGGAAATGTGGACTGGATCACTACGAAGTGCGGCGATGGCAGAGTTGGCACCGGCATATTACCTTGTCGTTACTGGCCCATGCAGTCCTGGCGGTTCTGCGGGTAGAGGAGAAAAAAAACACCGGCAGGCCAGGTTCCGCTCAGTGTAGCGGAATTGCGTAA
- a CDS encoding helix-turn-helix domain-containing protein encodes MTPNSWTTNYWGFFMSKYSRELKIIIAKRCLAGNTSDKLSAEYSISSRQIRYWAQVVAIHGDNAFLPTSHSLCTVTKLQALKLMWTHDWSLTHTSAVLNLTTPGTLSVWLDKYNETGIKGLESPQRGRPPMKSRPKTPPKSGDEMTVEELKEELAYLQAENAVLKKLAELEQKKRPRAKKKR; translated from the coding sequence GTGACCCCCAATAGTTGGACAACTAATTACTGGGGGTTTTTTATGTCTAAATATAGTCGTGAACTAAAAATCATTATTGCTAAACGATGTCTGGCAGGTAACACATCGGATAAGCTATCAGCGGAATATTCAATCTCTTCTCGACAAATTCGATACTGGGCTCAAGTTGTTGCCATTCATGGCGATAACGCCTTTTTGCCAACGTCTCACTCTCTTTGTACTGTCACAAAACTCCAAGCTTTAAAATTAATGTGGACACATGATTGGTCCCTCACTCACACTAGTGCAGTTCTCAATTTAACGACTCCAGGTACCTTATCAGTCTGGCTTGATAAGTATAATGAAACCGGTATCAAAGGACTCGAAAGTCCTCAGCGAGGAAGACCCCCAATGAAATCCCGACCTAAAACCCCGCCGAAATCTGGTGACGAAATGACAGTTGAGGAACTTAAAGAAGAATTAGCTTATTTGCAGGCAGAAAATGCGGTCCTAAAAAAGTTAGCAGAGCTGGAACAGAAGAAACGCCCACGAGCAAAGAAAAAGCGTTAA
- a CDS encoding IS3 family transposase, whose protein sequence is MVLALKKKYPLKHLLCAINLARSVFYYQCQALKKTRAYEQEIEMIKTIYHEHKGRYGYRRIHLALRKNGFKINHKTVQRLMRQLNLKSTVRPKKYRSYRGEVGKTAPNWLARDFRATKPNEKWVTDVTEFKVNEQKVYLSPIIDLFNQEVIAYNVAKKASLPLVTEMLKEALDGLDAHAKPLIHSDQGWQYRHKAYQKQLADKDIKQSMSRKGNCLDNAMAENFFALLKTEMYHQQHFKSADELIEKIEEYIEYYNTKRIKVKLKGLTPIAYRNQALHAV, encoded by the coding sequence ATTGTTTTAGCTCTTAAAAAGAAATATCCATTAAAGCACTTACTTTGTGCCATTAATCTTGCAAGAAGCGTGTTTTACTATCAATGCCAAGCGCTTAAAAAAACGCGTGCTTATGAACAAGAAATAGAGATGATTAAAACTATCTATCATGAGCATAAAGGTCGTTATGGTTATCGCCGCATTCATTTAGCATTGAGAAAAAATGGCTTTAAAATCAATCATAAAACAGTACAACGATTAATGAGGCAATTAAACCTAAAATCCACGGTAAGGCCGAAGAAATATCGTTCTTATCGTGGGGAAGTTGGAAAAACAGCACCGAATTGGTTGGCAAGAGATTTTCGCGCGACAAAACCTAATGAGAAATGGGTAACGGATGTGACAGAATTTAAAGTGAATGAACAAAAAGTCTATCTGTCACCTATTATTGACTTATTTAATCAAGAGGTTATCGCTTACAACGTGGCGAAAAAGGCGAGTCTGCCTTTAGTGACAGAGATGCTAAAAGAGGCATTAGATGGGCTAGATGCTCACGCTAAGCCACTCATTCACAGTGATCAAGGTTGGCAATATCGGCATAAGGCTTATCAAAAGCAACTTGCTGATAAAGATATTAAACAAAGTATGTCGAGGAAAGGGAACTGTTTGGATAATGCGATGGCAGAAAACTTTTTTGCCTTACTCAAAACAGAAATGTATCACCAGCAGCACTTTAAAAGTGCGGATGAACTGATCGAAAAAATAGAAGAATACATTGAATATTACAATACAAAACGGATCAAGGTGAAATTAAAAGGCCTAACTCCGATAGCATATCGAAACCAGGCCTTACACGCCGTTTAA
- a CDS encoding integrase domain-containing protein, with product MPKKITPLSPTTVSNAKAKLDSKTGKPKDTIYRDGDNLELLVKASGIKLWYFRYYKPFTHKRTMIAFGEYPSVKLADARRLKDEAKAMLAKDIDPVDWRKQQAAAIQEENSNTLKNIASRWFEVKKTTVSEDYAKDIWRSLEKDIFPKLGEMPISSLKAPMLVEVLKPIEARGNLETIKRLTQRTVEIIDYAMNLGVIDANPFTTVSKAFPKPKKKHNPTIRPEELPGLMQALSVARVERQTRLVIEWQLLTAMRPGEAVKARWSEIDFDNRVWNVPAETMKMDRPHTVPLCQPALDILAVMKPISGHREFVFPHRSTPNIHMSSQTANMALKRMGYQDILTAHGIRSIISTALNEQGFMPDAIEAVLAHGEKNSVRAAYNRATYLEQRRVMMDWWGLYVKGAAMGDLTVAGSVKGLRIVGSDCVG from the coding sequence ATGCCTAAAAAGATAACGCCGCTTTCCCCTACAACGGTATCCAATGCTAAAGCCAAACTTGATAGCAAAACGGGGAAACCCAAAGATACGATCTACCGTGACGGGGATAATTTAGAACTCCTCGTTAAAGCATCAGGTATTAAGCTTTGGTATTTCCGATACTACAAACCATTCACCCACAAGCGCACGATGATTGCATTTGGTGAATACCCCTCTGTTAAGCTGGCAGATGCTCGCCGACTCAAAGACGAAGCAAAGGCAATGCTGGCTAAAGATATTGATCCTGTCGATTGGCGTAAACAGCAAGCAGCGGCAATACAGGAAGAGAACAGCAACACCTTAAAGAATATTGCTTCACGCTGGTTCGAAGTGAAGAAAACCACTGTCAGCGAGGATTACGCCAAAGATATCTGGCGCTCACTGGAGAAAGATATTTTCCCCAAACTCGGCGAAATGCCGATATCAAGTCTTAAAGCGCCTATGCTGGTGGAAGTACTCAAGCCTATCGAAGCAAGGGGCAATCTGGAAACGATTAAACGGCTGACTCAACGAACGGTAGAGATCATCGACTATGCCATGAATTTAGGTGTTATTGATGCTAACCCTTTTACCACTGTCAGCAAAGCATTTCCCAAGCCAAAGAAAAAACATAACCCTACTATTCGCCCCGAAGAACTCCCCGGATTAATGCAAGCACTTTCCGTTGCAAGAGTAGAACGGCAAACACGTTTAGTGATTGAGTGGCAATTATTAACCGCTATGCGCCCAGGGGAAGCGGTAAAAGCCCGTTGGTCTGAAATAGACTTTGATAACAGAGTCTGGAATGTGCCAGCGGAAACAATGAAAATGGATCGCCCTCACACAGTGCCATTATGCCAACCAGCTTTAGATATTCTTGCAGTTATGAAGCCTATTAGTGGGCATAGAGAATTTGTCTTTCCTCATAGATCTACCCCCAATATCCACATGAGCAGCCAGACGGCAAATATGGCGCTAAAGCGCATGGGGTATCAAGATATACTTACCGCTCATGGCATCCGCTCAATTATCAGTACAGCACTAAATGAGCAGGGCTTTATGCCCGATGCGATAGAAGCGGTACTGGCTCACGGAGAAAAGAATTCCGTCCGGGCAGCGTATAACAGAGCCACCTACTTAGAACAACGCAGGGTTATGATGGACTGGTGGGGGCTATATGTAAAAGGTGCAGCAATGGGTGATTTGACAGTAGCTGGAAGCGTTAAAGGATTACGCATCGTGGGAAGTGATTGTGTCGGATGA